DNA sequence from the Deinococcus multiflagellatus genome:
GCCAGCGCCGAGAGCACCCCCAGCAGCAGCAGGTTGCCCCGGCCACGCGGCGGGGTCTGCCCGTACAGGGCGCGGGGCGGGTTCAGGTGCCCCAGGTACGCCGCCAGCGCCGCCAGGACCGTGACCTCCGGGCGGCCCAGGCTGGAGGCCATCAGCACCGCCACGAAGCCCTTGGCGGCGTCCAGCAGCGCGCTCAGCAGCGCCAGCCGGGGGCCCACAAGGTGCAGAACATTCTCGACCCCCAGGTTATGGGCATTGGTCATGCGGACATTGACGCCCGCGCGGGACAGCAGCGTCTGCCCGGCAGGCAACGTGCCCACCAGAAACGCCACGAGCAGCAGCAGGGCCGAAAGAAACACCATTTCGCCATTGTAGGGGAGGGGGAAGTGGGTGGTGGGGCGTGGTCAGTGGTGGGTAAGCCGGGCAGGCCCCTGCCCACGCCGCCGGGGCCAGCAGATGCTGCGGGGTGCACCGTTCCCCCAGAACCGGCACTCAGGCGGGGCCGGAAAGGCCCACCGGCACGCTGGACTTCACGCGGCAGGGAGAAGGAACCGTCCTCCTGCTCAGCGCAGGCTCTCTCTCCACTCCCTACTTCCCACTGACCCCTTACCCCCCACCGCCCTTCAGATGCTGCGTTTCCCACACCAGATCGCGCAGCACCCAGCCGCTGCCGGAAAAGCGCAGGCCCAGGCGCAGTTCGCCCAGCAGGTAGTCGCGCACGTCGGCCAGGGGGGTGCCCTGCTCCACCGCGTCGGCCAGGGTGCGCTCGCCGTCGAGCATGCGCGCCACCGGGTGCAGGGCGGCGCGCTGCTTTGTGGGCTGCAGCTTCAGGCGCTGCCACTCGAAGCGGCCCCGGGGCTCCAGCACGCCCTCACGCACATTCTGGGCCACCGTCTGGGCCACCTGAAACAGCGGCATCTCGGCGCTGATGGCCGCCGAGCGCACCGAGCGCCCGCCCGGAATGTCAAACAGCGGCACGCGGCCCTCAAAGACCTGACTGGGGCTGCCGATCACCTGACACACCTGTATCCACTCGTCGCTCAGGCGGGCCCAGTCGGTGGAAAAGTGGCCGTAGGGCCCCAGCGGCGCGCCCGTGACGGCGCGGGGCGAGAACATGAACATGCCGGCGTCCACCAGTAGGGGGCAGGCCTGAATGGCCTCGGTGCCCAGCCAGTCCAGAATGCCCCCCGACACGATCTCGCCGCCCACAAAAGCCACGGTGAACGGCACGTCCGCCTGAACCTCCAGCACCCCGGTCTGACGGGTCGTGTGAATGAGCTCAAGTACACCCAGAAGCGGAACGTCGCTCAGAAGCCCTTGCATGGATGAGCGCACGGTACCATCTTTCGGTCAGCCCCGCGCCTCTGCACCTGAAGGGTGGGTCAGCTGCCCTGCATGGCCCCCTGCAGGTCCGCCCAGGCGCCGCCCAGTTCATGGGCCACGTCCGTGGCGCCCAGCCCATAGCCAAAGGTCTGCGCGGCGCGCTCCCCAGCACGGGCATGCAGGCGCACGCCCACCCGGGCGGCCTCGGCGGGGCCCAGCCCCTGGGCCAGCAGCGCGGCCAGCAGCCCCGAGAGGGTGTCGCCCATGCCGCCGCTGGCCATCCCCGGATGCCCCCCGCGCGAGACATTGAGGCCGTCTTCACCAGCCACCACGCTGGGGCCGCCTTTGAGCACCACCACGCCGCCCAGCCGGGTCTGCAGGGCGCGGGCCGCCGCCAGCGGATCGCGGGTAATGTCCGGGGTGCCCACGCCCAGCAGCCGCGCGGCCTCGCCGGGGTGGGGGGTCCACACGCAGCGGGCGTGGCCCTGCCCGGCCAGTTCGGGTTGCAGGGCGTCGGCGTCCAGAACGGTGGGCAGCCCCCAGGCGAGCACCTGCCGGGCGTGGTCGGCCGCCCCAGGCCCCAGGCCCATCCCCAGCGCCACGGCGTCAGGCCGTTCGGGCGGCCCGGCGCCCTCCAGAAAGGCGCCCAGGTCCGGGTGGCGGCGGATCATCAGTTCGGGGAAGAGCAGCGGGAGCTCCGCCGCCGAGTGCACCGTCACCAGCCCGGCCCCGGCGCGCAGGGCGCCCAGGCCCGCCAGCAGCGGCGCGCCGGCGGTGCCCGGGTGCCCGCCTACGATCCACACGCGTCCGGCCGTGCCCTTGTGGGCGTCGGCGGTGCGCACCGGCAGGTGGGCAGCCAAGTCGGCGTCGCCCGGGCGCGTCGCCACCGCCTCGGCCAGGGCCCAGCCGGGCGGCAGCCGCAGCGGGGCCACGGCCACCCGTCCGGCGCTCGCAGCGGCGGGGCCAAACAGCAGCGCGGGCTTGGGGCCACTGAAGGTCACCGTTACGTCGGCCTGCACGCTCTGGTCGGCCCCGGCCAGCTCGGCCTGCAGGCCACTGGGGAGGTCCAGGCTCAGCACAGCGGCGCCCCGTGCCCGCGCGGCGTTCACGGCCTGAATAATCGTCGCCAGCGCCGGGCGCAGCGGGGGCTGAAAGCCGGTGCCCAGCAGGCCGTCCACCACCACCGTGCCCGCGCCTGCCCGCCGGCCCAGGGCGGCTGGGGTGAGGGCCGCCGTCTGGCCGCCCACCGCCCGCCAGCGCCGCCGGTTGACCCGGGTTAGCGGGTGGCGGGCCGGCAGGGCCAGCACGGTGGCTGGCACCCCCAGCGCCAGCAGGTGCCGCGCGGCCACAAAGGCGTCGCCGCCGTTGGCGCCCCCGCCCGCCAGCAGCAGGACCACCCGGCCGGGAAAGGCGCGCGCCAGTTCATCGGCCGCCGCGCGCCCGGCCTCTTCCATGGCGAGGTCCAGCAGGCCGGCCGCCGCCAGGCGCGCGTCCAGGCGCCGCACGCCGTCCGGGGTCAGCACGGCCTCGCCGCCGGTCGCCAGGGTTCCGGTCATCTCAGCCGCCACGCAGGGCGAGGTACACGATCAGGCCCAGGCCCGCCAGGAGCCCCCAGCGGAGGTTGCGCAGCGCCGGGCTGGCGGCGAAGCGCTCTTTCATCTCGGCGTCGGTGTCGTCCTTGGAGCGTTTCATGGCGAGGCGCTGGCCCCGGCGAATGCTGCGCACGCCCTCGGCCACCTTGCCCTGGCGGCGCAGGGCCACGCCCAGGTTGTGGTGCCCGCCGTCGTAGTCGGGGTTGAGGCGCAGCACCTCGCGGTAGACAGCTTCGGCCTGGGCAAAGCGCCCGGCTTCCATGTCCAGGTTGCCCAGGTTGGTCAGGGCGCGGTAGTGGCCGGGGTCGGCCACTCGGGCCTCGTCCAGCACGCGCCGGGCGTCGTCGGCCTCGCCGCGTACCGCGTACAGCACGCCCTGCATGTTCAGGGCCTCGGCCCGGGTGAGCGGCAGGGTCAGCGCCCCCAGGAGCCGCTCTTTCAGCGCCGCCGGCTCCGTTTCCTTCTGGCTGCCCTCCAGCGCATTCAGCGCCGCCAGCACCTCGTCAGGCGGCACCTGCGCGCGCAGCCCGGCCAGCAGCGGCTCGCCCTCAGCGTCGTCCAGGGCCCGCCGGTATTCGCCCAGGGCCCGCCGGGCCGAGGGGTAGCGCCGGGCGCGCACGGCGTCCTGCACCCCGTCCAGCGCGCCCAGGGCCTCCTGCACGGCCGCCGTCTCGCCCGCCAGCCGCGCCGTGATGGCCGCGCGGCGCCAGTCGCCTGCCGCCACCAGGTCCCGGACTGGGGGCAGCGCCGGGGCGTCTGACGGCCCACTCATGCCGGGCCCCGGGGGCAGCGAACGGGCAACCAGACGACCACGGCTCCTAAGCGACTCACGCGCCGAGTATACTGACGCGTTTCCGGCAGGCCGCTGCACGTCCGTTCCCTGATGGGCGGCGCTGGCGGCCCTCCCGGTCACGCCCCACTGACCCATGTCCCACCCTGACCCCACCCCGCGCGACCCTGCCCTGGCGCCGCTGTATTCCCCGGCGCGCGTGCGCGAATTGCTGACGCGCCACGGCCTGAAGCCCACCAAGAGCCTGGGCCAGAACTTTCTGATTGACGGCAACATCCTGCGCGCCATTGCCGAGGCGGGCGGCGCCGAAAGCGGCGTGCCCGTGCTGGAAATTGGCCCCGGCCTGGGCGTGCTGACCCAGGAAATCGCCCGCCGGGGCGCCCAGGTCACCACCCTGGAAAAGGACGAGCGCCTGCGCCCGGTCCTGAGTGAGACCCTGGACGGGCTGGACGTGCAGATTATCTGGGGCGACGCCCTGGACTTCGATTACGCCTCGCTGCCGGCCGGCACGCGCGTGATCGCCAACCTGCCCTACTACATCACGGGGCTGCTGCTGTCGCGCTTTATGCGCTCACCCGGCATCGTGAGCGCCACGGTGCTGGTGCAAAAGGAAGTGGCGCAGCGCCTCGCGGCCAAGCCCGGCAGCGACAACTACGGCTTCCTGAGCGCCATCGCCTCGCTGTACGGCACCGTGCGCCATGTGCGCGACGTGCCCAAGGGCGCCTTTTTTCCCGCGCCGGACGTGACCAGCAGCGTGGTGCGGCTGGACTTTGACCGCACCCGCCCGGCCCCCCAGCCCGAGTTCCTGCACTTTGTGGAAACCGCGCTGCACCACCGCCGCAAGACCCTGCGCAACAACCTGCGCCTGGGCGGCTTTGAGGGCGCGGCCATTGACGAGGCCCTGGCATCGGGCGGCCTGCGGGCCGACGTGCGCGCCGAGGACGTGGCCCTGGGTGACCTGCGTGACATGGCCGTCAAACTGGGCGTGGTACGGTAGTTGCACGCGTTTTTACCGCCATGATCGCCCTGTTTGTGCTCACGGAGGGCCCTGTGCGCCCTGGAGGTTTATGAAGTTCTACGTTATCGGCGACGTGACCGTCGACCATCTGTACCACCTGCGCCGCCTGCCCAAGCCGGGCGAGGAAGTCACGCCCACGCAGGCCAGCATGAAGCCCGGCGGTGCGGGCGGCACCATCAGCGTGACCCTGGCCCGGCTGGGCCACACCGTCACCCTGGCCGCCCGCGTGGGCACCGATCCTTTTGCCGAATACGCCCTGAGCCACGTTCGGGGCAGCGGCGTGCTGGAAGGCGCCATTCAGCGCGACCCCGAACGCCTGACCAGCACCATTACCGTGATGCAGACCGCCAGCGGCGAGCGCGCCATGATCAGCCACGGCGCCGCCAACCGCCAGCTGGACCCGGCGGGCCTGAAGGTGGGGGACATTGAAGGCTCGGACGCCCTGATCATCAACGCCTACGCCCTCACCGAGGGGCCGCAGCGCGAGTACACCCTGGCGGCCATCCGTGCCGCCCAGGGCGCCAAGAAACCCGTGCCCGTGTTTATTGACCTGGGCACCGGCGCCGTGAACAAGGTGGGCACCTCGCTGCTGGGCGACGTGATCGCCGCCGACTACCTGATGCTTAACCAGCACGAGTTGCAGGCCCTGACCGGCACCGGCTCAATCAGCGCGGCCCTGGCCCAGCTGGGCGCGGCCGGCGCGCAGCGGGTGGTGGTGAAGGTGGGCAAGATGGGCTCGATCACCTGGACCCCCACCGAAACCGAACTGGTGGACGCCATTCGCCCTGAGGGGCAGGTCGTGGATTCCACGGGGGCCGGCGATACCTTCACGGCCACCTTCGCCCACGCGGTCCTGAACGGGGCCGGCATGTCCGAAGCGGCGCGCGCCGCCAACGCCGCCGGGGCCCTGGCCGCCACCGGCATTGGCGCCCAGGAGCGCCCCATCACCCCCGCCGATCTGGCCGAGGTGCTGCCCGGTGTGGCGGTGCCCGCGCCCGCCCCGGCCCCCAAGGCCACCCGTGGCCGCAAGAGCACGGCCGGGTAAGAGGAGAGAGGGTGGTGTCCGCCTGGCCGGTCTGGCTGGGCGGCGCTTTTTTTGGCTATGGGCTGTGGGCCATGGGCCATGAGGAAAGGCGCATGGGTTCTTGGCCCAGCAGCGGCGTTTTCCGGGAACGGAATGGGTGCCCGCAGCAGCCAGGGGTGCGGGCAGCCTTGGAAGGCGATGGTTGGGCCCGTGGGTGAAACAGGCCGCCGTTGCTGGCCCAGAGCTCATGGCTCATAGCCCAGGGCTCATGGCCCCTCTCCCACAGCCCCCCGCTGTACCCTGCTCCCGTGACCTACAACCCAGACTTCCCCACCGTTCGCCGCCCGGTGTATGCCCGCCGGGGCATGGTCGCCACCTCGCAGCCGCTGGCCGCCCAGGCCGGACTCTGGGCGCTGCAGCAGGGGGGCAACGCGGTGGACGCCGCCATTGCCACCGCCGCCGCCCTCACCGTGGTCGAGCCCACCAGCAACGGAATCGGCGGCGACCTGTTCGCCCTGGTGTGGGCGGGGGGCGAACTGCACGGCCTGAACGCCAGCGGCGCGGCCCCCGCTGCCCTCAGTCTGGACGTGCTGGCAGCGCAGCACGGCGGCCAGATGCCCCGCTTCGGCTGGACCCCGGTCACGGTGCCCGGCGCCGTGCGCGGCTGGGCAGACCTGCACGCCCGCTTTGGCCGCCTGGACTTTGAACTGGTCCTGACCCCCGCCATCCGGTACGCCGAGGAGGGCTATCCGCTTTCCCCTGTTCTGGCCGCCAACTGGGCGCGCGCCGCAGGAATTTACCGCCGCCTGAACCGCCCTGACATGGCCGAGTGGTTTGCCACCTTCCTGCCCGGCGACTTTGCGCCCGCGCCCGGCGCCCTGTGGCGTTCGCCCGGCCACGCGCGGACCCTGCGCGAGATTGCCCGAACGAACGGCGCGGCCTTTTACGAGGGTGACCTGGCCGCGCAGATGGACACCCACGCCCGCGCCGGGGGCGGCTTCCTGACGGGGGCCGACCTTGCCGCGCACCGCAGCGAATGGGTGACGCCCATTCACACCGAGTTTGACGGCCACCGCATTTACGAGATTCCGCCCAACGGCCAGGGCATTGCGGCCCTGATTGCCCTGAATGTGCTCTCGGGCGTGGACCTGCCCGCGCGGCGCGATGATCCCCAGGGGCTGCACCTGCAGATTGAGGCGATGAAGCGCGGCTTTCACGACGCCCACAGCTACGTGGCCGACCCGCGTCAGGTGCCCGTGGACGTGGCGGGGCTGCTGTCCAGCGGCAATGCGCAGGCCCACCGCGCCCACCTGGGGGGGCGCGCCCACGACCCCCAGACCCGCGCGCCCAGCACTGGCGGCACGGTGTACCTCGCGGCGGCCGACGAGGACGGCGGCATGGTCAGCCTGATCCAGAGCAACTACATGGGCTTTGGCAGCGGCGTGGTGGTGCCCGGCACCGGCATCGCCCTGCACAACCGGGGCCACAACTTCCACACCGACCCCACCCACCCCAATGCCCTGGCGCCGGGCAAGCGGCCGTACCACACGATCATCCCGGGCTTTCTGGGCCGCACCGACGGCACCCCGGTGGGCCCCTTTGGCGTGATGGGCGGCTTCATGCAGCCTCAGGGGCACCTGCAGGTGGTGCTGAACACCGTGCGCTACGGCATGAACCCCCAGCAGGCCCTGGACGCCCCGCGCTGGCAGTGGCTGGACGGGCTGCGTGTGGAGGTCGAACCCAGCCTGGGCGAGGGGCTGACCCGCGAGCTGATCGCCCGGGGCCACAGCGTGACCGTGCAGCCCGAGGCCGGTTCGTTCGGCCGGGGCCAGATGATCCGCCGCGACCCCGTGAGCGGCGTGCTGGAAGGCGGCACCGAAACCCGAACCGACGGCCACATCGCGGTGTGGTGAGCGGCGCGGCGAAAGTCGCTTGAGGCATGGACAGGAGACAGGCAGACTGCGGCCATGCGCCGCGCTTTGCTGCTCCTCCCCTTGCTCCTGACCTGGGCCCGTGCGGGCGGAACCGAACCCATTGCACGCGCCGACGTGCTGCGCTGGGTGCCGGGGGTCGTGCGGGCCTCGGTGAGCGCCGTTGACCCGGCGAGGCTGGAATCCTACACCGCCAAACTGCAGGTGAACGTCCGGGGTGCCCCGGTTCAGGTCTACCTCACCACGGGGGCCAACCCGGACGCCGTGGCGCTGGGGGTGGACCGCATCAACACAGTGATGGCCTGGGTGCCGGCTGCTGTTCCCAGCCCGGCCCAGCAGGAGGCGGTGACGCGCGTGGCGCTGACCTACCTGCGGGTCTGTGCTCGCGTGAGCCCGGCGCAGGCGGCCCAGATTCAGGCCCTGGCGCGGCAGGACTGGCAGAAACAAGTGGGCTTTCAGGAGAAGTGGATTGGCCCCTTCAAACTGGGCTGGGCCGACGGCGACGGCCTGAACATTGGTGACAAGGACCGCGCGGGCATGACCGCCGACTGGCCCGCCGCGCAGAGCCGCTGCCTGTTTTCCGTGCCTACAGCGCCCGTGTGGTGAACACCATGACCTCGCTGCCCGCCTCCAGCGGCCCACCCTGAAAGGAGCCCGTGACGCGCGGGCTTTCAAATCCGGCGAAGCGCAGCAGCCACTCCATTTCAAAGCGGGTGTAATACCGCTGCGTGAGGGTGTAGTGGCGGCGCCTCAAGGTGCCGTCGGGCGCGGTGGTGTCCACATGGTACTCGGTGGTGATGTGCTGGCGGGGCCTATCGTGGCGCTGCACCAGAAAGACGTCGGTGCGGCTGCCGTCCGGGGCGTGGAAGGTTTCGCCCTCGTGGCGCACGGTGTTGGGCTTGCCAAAGCGCGGCACATACAGGTCGAACGAGAAGGTGCCGCCTGTGACCAGATGCGCGTGAATGTTCTCCAGGGCCTGCACCTGCTCATTCGGGGTGTACAGGTGCATCAGGGCGTTAAAGGGGGCGATCACCGTGGCAAAGCGGTCCTGCAGCCCAAAGGTGCGCGCGTCCCCCTGCACGTAGCGCACCGCCAGCCCCTCCTGCGCTGCGCGCCCCTGCGCCCGCTCAATCATGCGCGCGCTGGGCTCCAGCCCGGTGATCGCCACCCCCCGCCGCGCCAGAAAGGTGGTCACCCGCCCCGTGCCCGACCCGATCTCCAGCACCGGCCCCGCCGCCTGCTCCGCCACCCGCGCGTAGTAGTGCAGGTCGTCGCGGTACACGTCGTACTGGTGGTCGTACAGGTCGGCAAAGTCGTCGTAGTTCACAGGGAGAAGAGTAAGGGGGTTTGGGGCCATGGGCCATGAGCCATGGGGAAAAAGCAGGGAAGGTGGGCGGGACCGCTCCCTCTTTCATCCCTCCCCGCCCCAGGCTTGTCGGCTCCCCGTCTTGACCTCATGGCCCAAAGCTCATGGCCCATGGCCAAAAAAACACCGCCCCCCCAGTCCCGGGAAGGCGGCAGGAACCCTCTGGCCCCTCAGTTCACCCGCACGCTGTTGGCCAGGGTGCGCACCACGGCCTCGTTTTTCGAGTAGTCCTTGAGGTTGCCGGCAATGGTGACCACCAGCATGCGCCCGCCCGCGCTGGTGACCATCAGCTCGCGGCGCAGTTCGTCGCCCTGGCCCGGGGTGGTGAACACGAACTGGGCCCACGGCGCGCCGCCCACCTGCACCAGATTGGCTTTGAGGGTCTTGATGTTCGGCACCTGGGCGCGGATGACGCCGGGGAACTGCTCGACCAGCTTGGCCACTTCGCTCTGGGCCAGCTTGCTCGTGCGCCACTCAAAGGCCACGCTGACCTTGCGGTCCTCGGTCAGGAACACGGCGTCGGGCCGGCCAGCGGCCGAGGGAAAGGCGGTGCGAATGCCGGCGGCGCTCAGGGTCAGCAGTTTGGCGTTCGGTTCAACCGTCACTGGCACGTTGCCCAGCTTCACGGGCACGGCACTGGCAAAGGTGGCCGCGCTCAGGGCCGCGGTCAGGGGTACAGAAAGGAAGCGCCTCATGTCTGTGCCACCCTACCCGCCGCAAGGTGGCTGCTCATGAACTGGGCATGAGGAATGTGCGACACTTGAAAGTTTCGGGTGAGGGCGCTGGGGCCTGGACGAGGCCAAGACAGCTCTTCTAAACGCTCGTCCTGGCTACAACGCCGCCGCCACAAAGCCGGCTGCCCGCGCCCCAATCATCATGGCTGTGGCGTTCGTATTGGCGTGGATGATCCGGGGCATCACGCTGGCGTCGCCCACCCACAGGCCCTGGGTGCCGCGCACCGCCAGAAGGCGGTCCACCACGGCCCCGTCGCCGTCGCCCAGGGCAGCCGTGCCCACCGGGTGGTACAGCGTGGCGCATTCCTGGGCCACGAAGGCACGCAGCGCCGCTTCACTGCGCACCCCCTCGCCGGGCAGCACCTCGGCGCCGCGCAGGCCGCTGAGGGGCGGGGCCGCCGCAATCGCGCGCGCCTGCCGCACCCCTTCCACCAGACTCTGCCGGTCGCGCTCGTCGGTCAGGTAGGCCGGGTCCAGCACGGGCGGCGCCAGTGGGTCGCGCGAGGCCAGCGTCAGGCGGCCCCGGCTGTGCACATCCACCAGCACCGGCCCCACCGAGAAATGCGCGCCGGGTGCGGTCTGAAACCCGTGGTCGCGGAAGTAGGCGGGCCCAAAATGAAACTGAATGTCCGGGTCCTCGTCGGCGCGCAGCCCCGGGCGGGCGTGGGAAAAGGCGGCGGCCTCGGCCACGTTGCTGCTCAGGGGGCCGCTGCGGTTCCAGGCGTAGCGGGCCAGCGCGGCGGCGGGCGGGCCGCTGTCCAGCGAGGGCACCAGGGACCGGGTGATCACCGGCACCGCGAGGTGGTCCTGCAGTCCCGCCCCCACGCCGTCCAGCGCGACCCTCACCGGAATGTTCAGGCGGCTCAGCTCTGCCCGGGGCCCCACGCCCGAGAGCATCAGCAGTTGCGGGGTCTGCAGGGCCCCGGCGGTCAGCAGCACGCCGCCCGCCGGGGCGTCCAGGGTGCGGCCCTGCCAGCGCAGGCGCACGCCCGCGGCGCGGGTGCCGTTCCACAGCAGTTCCAGCACATGGGCGCCCGTCAGCACCGTCAGGTTGGGGTGGTGCAGCACCGGCTTCAGGAAGGCGCGAAAGGCGCTGTAGCGCTCGCCGCCCCGGTGGTTGCTTTCCAGCAGGCCCGCGCCCGCCAGTTCGCCGCCATTGAAGGTATCGGCCGCCCGCAGGCCCAGCCCCAGCGCCGCCGAGGCCACAAAGGCGTGGCTCAGGGGGTGCGACTGCGTCCGCGCGCCCACCGGCATCGGGCCGCCCTGGCCCCGGGTGGGGGAGGCGGGGCCCCGGTAATCTTCCAGTGCGCGGAAGGTGGGCAGCACCTCGGCCCAGGTCCAGCCCTCGCCCCAGGAGTCAAAGTCGCGCTTTGAGCCGCGAATCCAGATGGTGGCGTTAATGGCGCTGCTGCCGCCCAGCACCTTGCCGCGCGGCCAGTAAAACGCGCGCCCGGCGGCGTGCGGCTGGGGCACGGTGGAAAAATTCCAGTCCACCCGCGTGCGAAAGAGCTTGGAAAAGGCCCCCGGCGCGCGGATCAGGGGGTGGGTGTCGGGCCCGCCCGCTTCCAGCAGCAGCACCCGCAGCCCGGCGTCCAGCAGCGCGCGCGCCGCCACGCACCCGCCGGACCCGGCGCCCACCACCACCACATCTGCCTGCCCCCTGCTGCCTGTTGTCATGTGCGGCGAGTATAGACGGGGGGCGCGCTGCCCGGCCCTGGCCGCTACACTTCCCCGCATGAGCCTGACCCTTCCCACCGGCTTTACGGCCGCCGCCCTGGCCGCCGGAATCAAGCCCAGCGGCAAGACTGACCTGAGCGGCGTGGTCTCCAGCCACGACTGCACCTGGGCCTTTTCGGGCACCCGCTCCACCACCGCCGCCGCCTGCGTGGGCCGCAACCGCGCGCTGTACGCGGCGGGCGGGCCTGTGCGCGCCCTGCTGGTGAATGCGGGCAACGCCAACGCTGCCACGGGCGCGCGGGGCGAGCGCGACAACGCCGACATGGCCGATGCCTTTGGCAGCGTGCTGAACGTGCCCGAACAGGCCGTGCTGACCGCCAGCACCGGCATCATTGGGCACCTGTTGCCCATGGACCGCCTCCTGAGCGGCATTGAGCACCTGTCAGACGACCTGCAACCGGGCGCCGACCTGTTTGCCAACGCCATCATGACCACCGACACGCGCCCCAAGACCGCGCAGGCCACCCTGAGCACGGGCGCGCGCATCGTGGGCACCGCCAAGGGCAGCGGCATGATTCACCCGGACATGGCGACCATGTTCGCCTTTGCCTTTACCGACGCCGCCGTGGAGAGTGGGGCGCTGCGCGCGGCGTTCCCGGCCATTGTGAACCGCACCTTCAACGCGGTCACCGTGGACGGCGACACCAGCACGAACGACATGGCCGCCGTGCTGGCCAACGGGCAGGCGGGCGAGGTGCCCCTGGCCGAATTCCTGGCCGCCCTGGAAGGCGTGATGCGCGACCTTGCCCGGCAGATTGCCGCCGACGGCGAGGGGGCCACCAAACTGCTGACCGTGCAGGTGCAGGGGGCCCGCACCGAGGCCGAGGCCCTGGCCGCCGCGCGCACCTGCTGCGTGTCCCCGCTGCTGAAAAGCGCGGTACACGGCAACGACCCCAACTGGGGCCGCGTGATCATGGCCGTGGGCCGCAGCGGCGCAGCGGTGGACATTGCCCGCCTGAAGGTGGGCGTGCAGGGCCAGCCAGTGTTCGCGGGCCAGCCCCTGGCCTACGACGCGGCGGCGGTGAGTGAGAGCATGAAGGCGAAAGAGGTTGTGTTCACCGTGGACCTGGGTGTGGGCGAGGCCACGGGCGAGGCGTGGGGCTGCGACCTGAGCGCCGAATACGTGAGCATCAACGCCGAATACACCACCTGAGCGCAGGGGAGAGGTGGAGAGCTTGAGACGCGCGTAATCTGGAACCCCGACGCCAGAAAGCCAGGAAAAAGCGTTCGACTTCCGGTGGAGTCAGAGCCTGAAAACGCCTGCCGGGTGGCACAGGAGAAGTGGCTCGGTCAGCTCAGAATCGCTCGAATTCACTCACCTCGTATGCCAGATTTGGCTTGAGGAGGTGACGTGTGACGACGACCCCACTGCGCGCCCGAACGCCCGCCCAGAGCCCGTCCACTGCGGCGGCCAGGCCCGCCAGTCCTGCCCCTGTGTCCCTGGCCAAGCCGCAGAAACCGGCTCAGCAACTCACCAATACCCTGACCACCGCGACCCGGGCCGCCACGGAGCAGACCCGGGTTGCCCTAAAGAAAGTCAGCCGTCCCAATGAGGCCCTTGCCAATGAACTCCTGCATCAGAATTACGCTGTTGCTGTGGCGGGCAGCGCCGCTGTCAAGGCTGGGCAGGTGTTCGGGCCTTCCGGCACCAAACAGATTCAGGCCATCAATCAGGCGTTGGCAACGGCTTTCCTTCAGCCGGCAGGCCGAACAGCCAACATCGAGGACCTCCGCGATCTGGCCCGTTACCGGACGCAACTCCTGGCTGATCTGACCGATGCCGGGTCCAATCCGGCCCGCAGAGCTGAGGTGAAGGCCAAGTTGGCGGCGGCCTATGCGCTGGCCCAAAAGGCGGCCGTCAGTACGGGCCGTGAGAAGGCCGGAGCGCTTTATGCCTTGCCCCAGGCCGTGGTGCCTTACAAAGTGTGGTCTGCCACGTACAACGAAACGGCCCTGAATCTGGCCGTGACGGGTTCGACCCGTCAGGTGAAAACCATTGGTGACACGCTGAGCCATGACATGCTCGGCTCCGGTGTGGGTGAGTTGCCGGCACTGGGCGCCGGTATCGTTGGAGCGGTCCTGGGTATCCGGGCGATGAATCGCGCAGGTGGACCCCGAGCGCAGCCCCAGGGTGGTGCCCAGCCACTGCCCCAGCGAGGCACACCAGCGCGCCCAGCCAGTGAAACGGGAACGCGCAGTGAGTACGAGCAGGCGCAGCAGCAGGCCAGGGCCAGCGCGTACAAATACG
Encoded proteins:
- a CDS encoding DUF4388 domain-containing protein; this translates as MQGLLSDVPLLGVLELIHTTRQTGVLEVQADVPFTVAFVGGEIVSGGILDWLGTEAIQACPLLVDAGMFMFSPRAVTGAPLGPYGHFSTDWARLSDEWIQVCQVIGSPSQVFEGRVPLFDIPGGRSVRSAAISAEMPLFQVAQTVAQNVREGVLEPRGRFEWQRLKLQPTKQRAALHPVARMLDGERTLADAVEQGTPLADVRDYLLGELRLGLRFSGSGWVLRDLVWETQHLKGGGG
- the rsmA gene encoding 16S rRNA (adenine(1518)-N(6)/adenine(1519)-N(6))-dimethyltransferase RsmA; its protein translation is MSHPDPTPRDPALAPLYSPARVRELLTRHGLKPTKSLGQNFLIDGNILRAIAEAGGAESGVPVLEIGPGLGVLTQEIARRGAQVTTLEKDERLRPVLSETLDGLDVQIIWGDALDFDYASLPAGTRVIANLPYYITGLLLSRFMRSPGIVSATVLVQKEVAQRLAAKPGSDNYGFLSAIASLYGTVRHVRDVPKGAFFPAPDVTSSVVRLDFDRTRPAPQPEFLHFVETALHHRRKTLRNNLRLGGFEGAAIDEALASGGLRADVRAEDVALGDLRDMAVKLGVVR
- a CDS encoding carbohydrate kinase family protein yields the protein MKFYVIGDVTVDHLYHLRRLPKPGEEVTPTQASMKPGGAGGTISVTLARLGHTVTLAARVGTDPFAEYALSHVRGSGVLEGAIQRDPERLTSTITVMQTASGERAMISHGAANRQLDPAGLKVGDIEGSDALIINAYALTEGPQREYTLAAIRAAQGAKKPVPVFIDLGTGAVNKVGTSLLGDVIAADYLMLNQHELQALTGTGSISAALAQLGAAGAQRVVVKVGKMGSITWTPTETELVDAIRPEGQVVDSTGAGDTFTATFAHAVLNGAGMSEAARAANAAGALAATGIGAQERPITPADLAEVLPGVAVPAPAPAPKATRGRKSTAG
- a CDS encoding NAD(P)H-hydrate dehydratase, producing the protein MTGTLATGGEAVLTPDGVRRLDARLAAAGLLDLAMEEAGRAAADELARAFPGRVVLLLAGGGANGGDAFVAARHLLALGVPATVLALPARHPLTRVNRRRWRAVGGQTAALTPAALGRRAGAGTVVVDGLLGTGFQPPLRPALATIIQAVNAARARGAAVLSLDLPSGLQAELAGADQSVQADVTVTFSGPKPALLFGPAAASAGRVAVAPLRLPPGWALAEAVATRPGDADLAAHLPVRTADAHKGTAGRVWIVGGHPGTAGAPLLAGLGALRAGAGLVTVHSAAELPLLFPELMIRRHPDLGAFLEGAGPPERPDAVALGMGLGPGAADHARQVLAWGLPTVLDADALQPELAGQGHARCVWTPHPGEAARLLGVGTPDITRDPLAAARALQTRLGGVVVLKGGPSVVAGEDGLNVSRGGHPGMASGGMGDTLSGLLAALLAQGLGPAEAARVGVRLHARAGERAAQTFGYGLGATDVAHELGGAWADLQGAMQGS
- a CDS encoding tetratricopeptide repeat protein, which translates into the protein MSGPSDAPALPPVRDLVAAGDWRRAAITARLAGETAAVQEALGALDGVQDAVRARRYPSARRALGEYRRALDDAEGEPLLAGLRAQVPPDEVLAALNALEGSQKETEPAALKERLLGALTLPLTRAEALNMQGVLYAVRGEADDARRVLDEARVADPGHYRALTNLGNLDMEAGRFAQAEAVYREVLRLNPDYDGGHHNLGVALRRQGKVAEGVRSIRRGQRLAMKRSKDDTDAEMKERFAASPALRNLRWGLLAGLGLIVYLALRGG